One Fusarium poae strain DAOMC 252244 chromosome 4, whole genome shotgun sequence DNA window includes the following coding sequences:
- a CDS encoding hypothetical protein (TransMembrane:6 (n8-19c24/25o43-65i86-105o111-130i142-168o188-208i220-241o)~BUSCO:2580at5125): MTDSTRQALIAAFTFGLVAHAGTAAIFFLNKRTSKITRDAPRLALIAFLISSALWAQLQFGAFLLNTDSTSSCQVMIVFASTFDQFARVCMQQSLLWTFSAFSLVSLTEVGIMQGLVVLRLILGGIFVGFQRPQLETVCVTMTAVLPVGITVSVTDTAFMAFLLIRVISRGVYSENQKGAITSNQSRAVAVIVLGFIIWTGTSAPLMLSIGPMPIIHRTTVPAVGLLILIGLLTSFHHRLFRETTKSVQSPTVSDFDASRGFDTRQMYTTEIQGGSDYRDDFATTTTRGDFTGMSKPLPVATESERLPSISMPAAGQANIGMGGVPVLGQLFPLPKTQTPSFPTEPIQVQQVMTEQTMVDRWSSGSSVDERAMWENGDNQVAPRLEGLGEITKLSTEPEIAATTSAFLSPGMEGVRRRSPRQSPQQSPRQSPQRLLSPALSLFPRSPRSVSTPIKAQAQTPKTTEETIVNFSLPVTAQSLHSNHSVKHQAPKSAPLAAIPRSNAKEILSKREDSARTLSVVHRPRPIPRKSNIDRALFPTGGSPNLQNHKRSLSLGADRSRQPVDTPAAIDYDLSRLNEFANVLAANVPTQNDATSHRNTRRRSQSMGSLPILAADLAPVPPMPMPKHSEAKPKIDHGDASVTFLRTPESLNSAKAPTQSRESVKHTTINLPREPGSETSPCWKQELASRYGRRSSPILPIEDLSALTPSTVRDDDMTMDMADVRSPAMQVHLQRALTVTVTPKSQQRSRLGVADTTLPFREENHQTPLAANANVGVGSELRRAGDLEVKVGDVRPTFSTRGYSTRSRRSVPPAPLVLRRPGNMYVEPSPVETDDSASVEEVAHNDSASPHASYQITENDRLALLTNLELELNQQEHQWQTIRHTMLARDSLSTVGSPHSRDSRYVRGSRLVQRGELDADYDLLALFPQTDLKANAKRMPSSTYPRFTAPLGTPTPPDTDEESEYDDDDLDALIGQIQSTPVQKATLLWRPTVSVATSTSTSTTTLSLWTPASRPVGDFVPEEIPGPSKRGPVRKDLKPLVIESSRLWEKSESKSTSTDNGLWQPTSQAKTQVLEVESQQQQQQQQQQQAKPIRNPPRRIRRVTLLPDILESPKPLPDKRGTLGIFQFPWGDRSDSATVNPWPLSTMSVSEMIYQAGALDGGAGGMGMQSNVSQFDMDDYEQDDGDYYDSSETYDSDDEDMFERVEPVSAAQPTADKWLHDAPQGKMHASHEDEVESRSESEYGDDIDSGSESESESESEGEPMFLKHFKSLEHEPVTANGCEEGNGGDVSDDKANQRTSPRAQVEHDIEQAGDWTAKADTSAVTPTTTPTMTLTDFDLREEKTRIRVPDRRQPQQTASISMPVPQMARCLLMDVDQASPGAPIRDVDSPHADGEPCTDRESKSRGAPSAGQPSAPVLLFRFLEGSIPISKPGNQSYDAVSPSPLQPNPLVIYKSETPTGRQQTLVINLEYPEPSSSSFPHQFSSLQQTTTTTTKSSMALWTPSTPVTRPNQGLPQPDSATWNSYLPTGEAARLVPVKADMPSIKSNSLWTAPAKKAEFNNFGLWGTKQPLPGMWTHSPVNTKISYGLPQPDAETWATYLIVQDDASRVKPREAEPASVYSTSLWTPAKPVISETPSEDGLWSGSSSATSVSGPEPSTHSDKAMSAVNFGLWEPLPTVVEDEEPVGLFSLSHRRTNYRTTKMAPAAQGMERAPRRALEAFPDFGFTHLWNMAPLWDSKANASAIKLRREIDSLVLEGLFSLNHRRNTFRTTSASPAALDTRPKQRISQQSLPVLTSDSLWSVHASCKDVSEVNWLALSTVRPRATSVASFSDSESIMSVPALTRTSSIKSERSRPAATPAEWLAALDEAIKQGSGKTLKIDTEGSYQLWSKPEADVDEPVIASDELWKPMNNRYLELTPTKSEFDQVYSESGTSQRGRTQKARPPMPMYPGSSSSAFLPGASETPRDFSTQALWAQPQSPGREDGYWMDRSLRKGLSFVQLW; this comes from the exons ATGACGGACTCTACCCGTCAGGCCTTAATTGCGGCCTTTACTTT CGGTTTGGTCGCACATGCTGGTACCGCTGCCATCTTTTTTCTCAACAAGCGTACCTCCAAGATCACCCGAGATGCACCGAGGCTGGCCCTCATTGCTTTCCTTATTTCTTCAGCCCTTTGGGCCCAATTACAATTTGGTGCCTTCTTACTTAATACCGATTCGACATCGAGCTGCCAGGTTATGATTGTCTTTGCATCAACATTCGACCAGTTTGCCCGAGTATGTATGCAACAAAGTTTACTATGGACCTTCAGCGCCTTCAGCCTTGTCTCCCTCACCGAGGTTGGCATCATGCAAGGACTTGTAGTGTTGCGACTTATCCTCGGAGGCATCTTCGTAGGCTTTCAACGCCCACAGCTCGAGACTGTCTGCGTCACCATGACTGCCGTTCTGCCGGTTGGAATCACAGTCTCTGTCACAGACACTGCTTTCATGGCATTCCTCCTCATTAGAGTCATATCCCGCGGAGTATACTCTGAAAATCAAAAGGGAGCCATCACTTCCAACCAGTCTCGTGCAGTTGCAGTTATTGTCTTGGGTTTCATCATCTGGACAGGA ACCAGCGCCCCTCTGATGCTGAGCATTGGGCCAATGCCTATAATTCACCGAACGACTGTGCCCGCGGTCGgtctcttgatcttgattg GTCTCCTCACTTCTTTCCATCATCGGTTGTTTCGCGAAACAACCAAATCCGTACAATCGCCAACTGTGTCCGACTTTGATGCTTCGCGGGGCTTTGATACTCGACAGATGTACACTACCGAAATCCAAGGCGGTTCCGATTATCGAGATGACTTCGCGACAACAACGACGAGGGGCGACTTTACAGGAATGTCCAAGCCTCTACCAGTTGCTACAGAATCCGAGCGACTACCGAGTATTTCGATGCCTGCCGCTGGACAAGCGAATATTGGAATGGGCGGTGTTCCCGTGCTGGGTCAACTGTTCCCCTTGCCGAAAACACAAACACCATCATTTCCTACAGAACCGATCCAGGTACAGCAAGTGATGACCGAGCAGACGATGGTGGACAGATGGAGTTCAGGATCTAGCGTGGACGAAAGGGCAATGTGGGAGAATGGAGACAACCAAGTTGCTCCACGGCTAGAAGGCTTGGGTGAAATTACGAAGCTATCAACAGAACCCGAAATCGCAGCCACCACATCAGCTTTCCTGTCACCTGGGATGGAGGGAGTTCGCCGACGCTCACCTCGACAGTCGCCTCAACAGTCTCCCCGACAATCCCCTCAACGCCTACTGTCGCCAGCTTTGTCTCTCTTCCCACGCTCTCCTCGTTCAGTCTCGACTCCGATAAAAGCTCAGGCACAAACTCCTAAAACCACGGAAGAGACCATCGTCAACTTTTCTCTGCCTGTGACGGCACAATCATTGCATTCGAATCACTCAGTAAAGCACCAGGCCCCCAAGTCCGCGCCGTTGGCTGCCATACCTAGGAGTAACGCCAAGGAAATCCTGAGCAAGAGGGAGGATTCTGCACGAACCCTTTCTGTGGTTCACAGACCCCGACCCATCCCCAGGAAATCGAACATTGACCGTGCTCTCTTCCCAACCGGAGGATCTCCCAATCTCCAGAACCACAAGCGGTCGTTATCACTCGGCGCCGATCGATCCAGGCAGCCAGTCGACACACCGGCAGCTATCGATTATGATCTATCTCGACTAAATGAGTTTGCTAATGTCCTTGCGGCCAATGTACCAACACAGAATGATGCAACAAGCCACCGCAATACGAGACGACGATCACAGTCGATGGGCTCGCTCCCAATACTAGCAGCTGACCTTGCACCGGTGCCcccaatgccaatgccaaaGCACAGCGAAGCCAAGCCAAAGATCGACCATGGCGACGCGTCGGTAACGTTCCTAAGGACGCCAGAAAGCCTCAACTCAGCCAAGGCGCCTACACAATCTCGGGAGAGTGTTAAGCATACGACAATTAATCTGCCTAGAGAGCCAGGATCAGAGACAAGCCCGTGTTGGAAACAAGAGTTAGCGAGCAGGTACGGACGACGGTCGTCACCTATCCTACCGATTGAGGACTTGAGTGCGCTCACTCCTTCTACGGTTCGAGATGATGATATGACAATGGACATGGCTGATGTCCGCTCACCTGCGATGCAAGTCCACCTGCAACGGGCATTGACCGTGACCGTTACGCCGAAAAGCCAACAGCGGAGCCGACTTGGTGTTGCGGATACAACATTGCCCTTCAGAGAGGAGAACCACCAGACACCCCTTGCTGCCAACGCTAATGTCGGAGTTGGATCGGAGCTGCGACGTGCCGGGGACCTTGAAGTCAAGGTGGGGGATGTGCGTCCAACATTTTCAACAAGGGGATACTCGACAAGATCACGCCGGAGTGTGCCGCCAGCACCACTTGTTCTCCGCCGGCCCGGCAACATGTATGTTGAGCCATCGCCTGTGGAAACCGACGATAGTGCGAGCGTGGAAGAAGTTGCTCATAATG ATTCCGCTTCTCCGCACGCATCTTATCAGATAACAGAGAATGATAGACTAGCGCTTTTGACAAACCTGGAACTGGAACTCAATCAGCAGGAACACCAATGGCAGACGATTCGCCATACCATGCTGGCGCGTGATTCGCTGTCTACAGTGGGATCACCGCATAGCCGAGATTCGCGGTATGTCCGTGGGTCAAGGCTTGTCCAGCGCGGTGAATTAGATGCGGACTACGATCTTCTCGCCCTGTTTCCTCAGACCGACCTGAAAGCCAACGCAAAGCGCATGCCTAGTTCTACCTACCCCAGGTTTACAGCCCCCTTAGGCACTCCTACCCCTCCAGACACTGATGAAGAGAGCGAatacgatgatgatgatctgGATGCTCTGATTGGCCAGATCCAGAGCACTCCTGTCCAGAAGGCCACGCTTCTTTGGCGCCCCACAGTTTCCGTCGctaccagcaccagcaccagcaccacaACGCTATCACTCTGGACCCCGGCTTCCAGACCTGTGGGAGATTTCGTGCCAGAGGAGATCCCAGGACCGTCGAAACGTGGCCCCGTGAGGAAGGATCTGAAGCCGCTCGTAATTGAAAGTTCAAGACTGTGGGAAAAGTCTGAATCcaagtcaacatcaacagatAATGGACTATGGCAGCCAACATCTCAGGCTAAAACCCAAGTGTTGGAAGTTGAatcacagcagcagcagcagcagcagcagcagcaacaggcaAAGCCGATCCGCAACCCCCCTCGACGAATTAGACGTGTCACATTGTTGCCAGATATTCTAGAGAGCCCTAAACCACTGCCTGATAAGCGCGGTACACTTGGGATTTTCCAATTCCCATGGGGTGATCGATCAGATAGTGCGACAGTGAACCCTTGGCCATTGTCAACCATGAGCGTGTCTGAGATGATCTATCAGGCTGGTGCGCTTGATGGGGGTGCAGGTGGCATGGGTATGCAGAGCAACGTCTCGCAATTTGACATGGACGACTACGAGCAGGATGATGGAGACTACTACGATTCGAGCGAAACGTACGatagcgacgacgaggataTGTTTGAGCGCGTTGAGCCTGTATCTGCGGCCCAGCCAACAGCGGATAAATGGCTCCATGATGCCCCACAAGGTAAAATGCATGCATCTCACGAGGACGAAGTAGAGTCTCGATCAGAGTCTGAGTACGG CGACGACATTGACTCTGGCTCAGAATCAGAATCAGAATCAGAATCAGAGGGAGAGCCTATGTTTTTGAAACATTTCAAGAGCTTGGAGCATGAGCCAGTGACAGCAAATGGGTGTGAAGAGGGCAACGGCGGCGACGTGAGCGATGACAAAGCCAACCAGCGGACAAGTCCCCGCGCACAAGTTGAGCACGACATTGAACAAGCTGGAGATTGGACTGCAAAAGCCGATACTAGCGCAGTTACCCCCACTACAACACCGACAATGACGCTTACGGATTTTGATCTCCGAGAGGAAAAAACTCGAATCAGGGTCCCAGACCGTCGGCAGCCGCAGCAGACTGCATCAATAAGCATGCCTGTGCCGCAGATGGCTCGCTGCTTATTGATGGACGTGGACCAAGCTTCACCTGGCGCACCAATCAGAGACGTCGATTCTCCTCATGCGGATGGAGAGCCCTGCACTGACAGGGAGTCCAAGTCCCGTGGCGCTCCAAGCGCAGGGCAACCGTCAGCGCCTGTGCTTCTGTTCCGCTTCTTGGAGGGTTCCATTCCAATTTCTAAGCCTGGAAATCAAAGTTACGACGCTGTCTCTCCGAGCCCGCTCCAGCCAAATCCGCTCGTCATATACAAATCCGAGACCCCGACAGGCCGACAACAGACCTTGGTTATTAACTTGGAATACCCTGagccatcttcctcctctttccCTCATCAATTTTCATCTCTCCAACAAACAACGACAACTACAACCAAATCTTCCATGGCTCTTTGGACTCCCAGTACTCCCGTCACCCGTCCCAACCAAGGACTTCCTCAACCTGACAGTGCCACTTGGAACTCGTACTTGCCCACTGGTGAGGCTGCACGCCTCGTACCTGTAAAGGCCGACATGCCTTCTATCAAGAGCAACTCTCTCTGGACCGCACCAGCAAAGAAGGCTGAATTCAACAACTTCGGACTTTGGGGAACCAAGCAGCCTCTGCCTGGCATGTGGACTCACTCTCCCGTCAACACAAAGATTTCTTACGGCCTTCCCCAGCCTGATGCGGAGACCTGGGCAACTTATCTTATCGTCCAAGACGATGCCAGCCGAGTAAAGCCTAGAGAGGCCGAACCTGCATCTGTTTACAGCACATCTCTGTGGACCCCCGCCAAACCCGTTATTTCCGAAACCCCCTCCGAGGATGGTCTCTGGAGCGGATCAAGCTCCGCAACTTCGGTCAGCGGCCCCGAGCCTTCCACGCATAGCGATAAGGCGATGTCCGCGGTCAACTTTGGATTATGGGAGCCTCTTCCTACCGTTGTTGAAGACGAGGAGCCTGTCGGTCTTTTCAGCCTCAGCCACCGCCGCACCAACTACCGGACAACCAAGATGGCGCCTGCTGCCCAGGGAATGGAACGCGCTCCCCGAAGAGCTCTTGAGGCATTCCCCGATTTCGGATTTACCCACCTTTGGAACATGGCTCCTCTTTGGGACTCCAAGGCCAACGCTTCTGCTATCAAGTTGCGGCGCGAAATCGATTCGCTTGTCTTGGAGGGTTTATTCAGCCTGAATCATCGCCGCAACACCTTCCGCACTACCTCCGCAAGCCCCGCAGCCCTCGACACACGGCCCAAGCAACGCATCTCGCAGCAATCTCTGCCGGTGCTCACCTCAGATAGCCTCTGGTCCGTGCACGCGTCATGCAAGGATGTTAGCGAAGTCAACTGGCTCGCTCTCTCCACAGTCAGGCCGAGAGCAACCTCGGTTGCATCCTTCTCTGATAGCGAATCTATCATGTCTGTACCTGCTCTCACTAGAACCTCCTCCATCAAGTCCGAGAGGTCCCGCCCTGCTGCTACTCCTGCAGAGTGGCTCGCTGCTCTCGACGAGGCCATCAAGCAGGGATCTGGCAAGACCCTCAAAATCGATACCGAAGGCTCCTACCAGCTCTGGTCAAAGCCTGAGGCTGATGTTGACGAGCCTGTTATCGCCTCGGATGAACTCTGGAAGCCCATGAACAACCGCTACCTCGAATTGACCCCTACAAAGAGCGAATTTGACCAGGTGTATTCCGAGTCTGGTACTTCCCAGCGTGGTCGCACCCAGAAGGCCCGTCCTCCGATGCCTATGTACCCTGGCTCTTCCTCATCTGCCTTCCTCCCTGGTGCAAGCGAGACTCCTCGCGACTTCAGTACGCAGGCGCTCTGGGCTCAGCCTCAGTCTCCTGGTCGCGAAGATGGATACTGGATGGACAGGTCCCTGCGAAAGGGACTGTCATTCGTGCAGCTGTGGTAA
- a CDS encoding hypothetical protein (TransMembrane:7 (i48-67o87-107i114-133o139-165i172-190o202-225i232-251o)~BUSCO:23921at5125): MASQKEGQSAKATGAPEGFTPERFEKELKDLAAKAKENTFAKRATRQALVYFKTLMLLGLLGVASSASQLSLSPIYGSIPAAVTHSTALKIACFIGWAGNLILNMYLPLSTMQLLPLIALNIPAVQFLMGCFTDRLGNWWGPLLIEGLTIFPLAIASAASVADILEDADLSVLPKFFADAAPGIVSWSLFRLSENTSMDKLQGVIGSTFVLTRVGLELVVGAVYALMAPSKYLVLAIPALLHTAVLNTHVMTPMATESLNNTLQAQNWTLLDRRESLTGYVSVIESLEMGYRLMRCDHSLLGGQWVRVGGRKVSEPIYGVFVMLEAVRLVERETPLADNEASALNIGLGIGTTPSAFVRHGIDTTIVEIDPVVHEFAQKYFDLRENNPAAVHDAVSYTADLVEQSKTFDYIVHDVFTGGAEPVDLFTLEFLQGLGDLLKPDGVIAINYAGDFGLPTPALVYRTIKQVFPSCRTFREHPRDEKNVEKWGSDFTNMVIFCRKTPGEIKFRRPSTGDFLNSQVRRNLLLPKHEIKEQVFLDDEGTDVLAKNDTSKVTKWHQSSAAGHWNIMREVLPGKIWEQW; this comes from the exons ATGGCTTCCCAAAAGGAAGGCCAATCGGCCAAGGCGACTGGCGCGCCTGAGGGCTTCACTCCCGAACGCTTTGAGAAGGAACTCAAGGACCTTGCGGCAAAAGCCAAGGAGAATACCTTTGCAAAGCGTGCTACTCGACAGGCTCTTGTATACTTCAAGACACTGATGCTCCTGGGCTTGTTGGGCGTCGCCTCGAGCGCGTCGCAACTTAGCTTGTCCCCCATCTATGGCTCCATTCCTGCTGCAGTCACGCACTCGACTGCTCTCAAGATCGCCTGTTTCATCGGCTGGGCAGGTAATTTAATCCTCAACATGTATCTTCCTCTGTCGACGatgcagcttcttccacttaTCGCGCTGAACATCCCGGCTGTTCAGTTTCTTATGGGTTGCTTCACAGATCGTCTTGGCAATTGGTGGGGCCCTCTTCTCATCGAGGGTCTCACTATATTCCCCTTGGCTATCGCTTCGGCGGCTTCCGTCGCCGATATTCTTGAGGATGCGGATCTGAGTGTTCTCCCCAAGTTTTTTGCAGATGCGGCACCTGGCATTGTCTCTTGGTCTTTGTTCAGACTGTCTGAAAACACGTCGATGGACAAGCTTCAGGGTGTTATCGGCAGCACCTTTGTGCTTACTCGTGTTGGCTTGGAACTTGTTGTGGGAGCCGTCTACGCTCTCATGGCACCATCCAAGTACCTTGTTCTGGCTATTCCTGCGCTGTTGCATACTGCTGTTCTGAACACACATGTCATGACACCCATGGCCACAGAGTCTCTCAACAACACCCTCCAGGCTCAGAACTGGACTCTTCTTGACCGCCGCGAGTCATTGACTGGCTATGTCTCAGTTATTGAGAGCTTGGAAATGGGTTACCGTCTGATGCGATGTGACCACAGTCTTCTTGGGGGTCAATGGGTCCGCGTTGGCGGCCGAAAGGTATCTGAACCTATCTATGGTGTTTTTGTGATGCTCGAGGCTGTTCGACTTGTTGAGCGGGAGACCCCTCTGGCCGATAATGAAGCCAGCGCCCTCAACAT CGGACTTGGTATCGGAACCACGCCTTCTGCCTTTGTCAGACACGGTATTGACACTACTATTGTTGAGATTGACCCTGTAGTTCATGAGTTTGCTCAGAAGTACTTTGACCTCCGCGAAAACAACCCCGCTGCCGTTCATGATGCGGTCTCGTATACTGCTGATTTAGTCGAGCAATCCAAGACTTTTGACTACATCGTCCACGATGTGTTTACTGGCGGTGCTGAACCTGTTGACCTTTTTACCCTTGAGTTTCTGCAGGGCCTGGGCGACTTGCTGAAGCCTGATGGAGTTATTGCTATC AACTACGCTGGTGATTTTGGTCTCCCTACTCCCGCGCTTGTCTATCGCACCATCAAGCAGGTCTTCCCCTCATGCAGAACCTTTCGTGAGCACCCTCGTGACGAGAAGAACGTTGAGAAGTGGGGGAGCGACTTCACCAACATGGTCATCTTCTGCCGCAAAACTCCCGGAGAAATCAAGTTTCGCCGTCCCAGCACCGGTGACTTCCTCAACAGCCAGGTCCGCCGAAACTTGCTGTTGCCCAAGCACGAGATCAAGGAGCAGGTCTTCCTCGATGATGAAGGCACGGATGTTCTCGCCAAGAACGACACGAGCAAGGTGACCAAGTGGCACCAGTCTAGCGCTGCTGGGCACTGGAACATTATGCGCGAGGTGCTTCCTGGTAAGATCTGGGAACAATGGTAA
- a CDS encoding hypothetical protein (BUSCO:12438at5125) translates to MSPQSSAPVQRTAPIAIAPKPPRPEPSPYRHDSFHRLEMGHGVASSAPVEGSSFNASSIPPCLSCRYSRVNCILNDDDDGCIQCQAAGSECSLSSSPQSRKRKLNGDASEDIIGKRSSPGLTSRRRNHNSSLSSTAASSSFLEEMANVGGPTMLKRTLGLQDDRYSQYIGPTTDFEPSLINLSSFDPHDESLLSRGTLRKVSEHDTFLMLPDSSTPGHEHVTQDADHIESLVAPYGRHLIDLYFRVVHPGFPIIQKHVFMEKYERSYREFSPPLLAAVYLIAINWWDQSEDLAGKPRPNVKELESLIRATLDEATFRPKLSTIQAGLLLSQRPEGDQWAPTAQLVALGHELGLHLDCSHWKIPPWEKGLRKRLAWALYMQDKWGALVHGRPSHIFVTNWGVQPLTANDFPDVEWDENDPEEKLDIEKGRVLFTRAVQLSEILSEILDTFYTLQAMNTVANAGKQGTQLVLSLAKPIQLKLKEWYGGLPQLIRLDSSYSSLNPSSSRLSSIGYLHLAYFAAEITLHRRIIRSLASPSSSVDSYVQHICRSAAKARLISAMDFVNRLGPNHLRSFWYFASKTNFALIGTFGSLLWATSPGREEADWYRRRLGEYRWTLSVSSKPGEGTGLTEFAMTMLDISTGLLKQLPEKPSMSRNGSHADLSVSAPPIFSGGILDSLGSRPTAAEMSAMRSPRTDDEEEMEEMDSSDDDMEDYPTRM, encoded by the exons ATGTCTCCCCAGTCTTCAGCCCCGGTACAGAGGACGGCGCCTATCGCCATTGCTCCTAAACCTCCTCGCCCTGAACCTTCTCCTTATCGCCACGACAGTTTCCATAGGCTTGAGATGGGTCACGGAGTTGCCAGCTCTGCACCCGTTGAGGGTTCATCGTTCAACGCCTCCTCCATCCCACCTTGTCTATCATGCCGATACTCACGCGTCAACTGTATCCTtaacgatgatgacgatggttGCATTCAATGCCAAGCTGCCGGCTCCGAATGTTCCCTTTCTTCCAGCCCTCAGTCCCGAAAGAGGAAGCTTAATGGTGATGCTAGCGAAGATATCATCGGGAAAAGAAG TTCACCGGGTCTTACATCCAGGCGACGAAACCATAATTCCAGCCTCTCAAGCACCGCCGCTAGCAGTTCGTTTCTTGAAGAGATGGCCAATGTCGGCGGCCCTACCATGCTGAAACGCACGCTGGGCCTCCAAGATGACCGTTACAGCCAATATATTGGACCTACCACCGACTTTGAGCCATCACTTATCAATCTTTCTTCCTTCGATCCCCATGACGAGAGTCTCTTGTCCAGAGGTACCCTTCGCAAAGTCAGTGAACACGACACTTTCTTGATGTTGCCTGACTCTAGCACTCCGGGGCACGAGCATGTGACGCAAGACGCCGATCACATCGAGTCCCTCGTGGCGCCCTATGGAAGACATCTTATCGATCTTTACTTTAGAGTTGTTCATCCTGGATTTCCCATTATTCAAAAACATGTCTTTATGGAAAAGTATGAACGGTCTTACCGAGAATTTTCGCCGCCACTACTGGCAGCTGTGTATCTTATCGCCATCAATTGGTGGGATCAAAGTGAGGATTTGGCTGGAAAGCCACGGCCCAACGTCAAGGAGCTCGAAAGCCTTATCAGGGCAACTCTGGATGAGGCAACCTTTCGTCCAAAACTCTCGACAATTCAAGCCGGTCTACTGCTCTCTCAACGGCCCGAGGGTGACCAGTGGGCTCCCACTGCTCAACTAGTGGCACTCGGTCATGAGCTAGGACTGCACCTTGATTGTTCGCATTGGAAGATACCACCGTGGGAAAAGGGTTTGAGAAAACGGCTGGCATGGGCTCTTTACATGCAGGACAAATGGGGTGCTCTCGTTCATGGGAGGCCATCGCATATATTTGTTACTAATTGGGGCGTTCAGCCTCTAACCGCAAACGATTTTCCAGACGTCGAATGGGACGAGAACGATCCGGAAGAAAAACTTGATATCGAGAAGGGACGAGTATTGTTCACTCGTGCAGTGCAGCTTTCAGAAATTCTTTCAGAAATCCTCGACACATTTTATACCCTTCAGGCCATGAACACAGTTGCAAATGCGGGCAAGCAAGGAACACAACTAGTGTTATCACTCGCGAAGCCAATTcagctcaagctcaaggagtGGTATGGTGGATTGCCGCAACTTATTCGTCTGGACTCTTCGTACTCCTCTCTTAACCCTTCTTCCAGCAGGTTGTCGAGTATCGGATATCTCCACTTGGCATACTTTGCGGCGGAAATCACTCTCCATCGGCGGATTATTCGATCACTTGCTTCACCATCGAGCTCTGTCGACTCTTACGTGCAGCATATATGTCGCAGCGCCGCCAAGGCGCGTCTCATTTCCGCCATGGACTTTGTCAACCGCCTTGGACCGAACCACCTACGCTCGTTTTGGTACTTTGCTTCCAAGACTAATTTTGCGTTAATTGGGACGTTTGGCTCTCTTCTTTGGGCGACATCACCAGGGCGCGAGGAAGCTGACTGGTATCGACGACGCCTGGGAGAGTATCGATGGACTCTCTCAGTGAGCTCAAAACCCGGCGAAGGCACAGGCTTGACTGAGTTTGCCATGACAATGTTGGATATCTCGACGGGTCTGCTTAAGCAGCTACCGGAAAAGCCTTCAATGAGTCGAAACGGGAGCCACGCTGATCTATCGGTTTCTGCACCGCCTATTTTCAGTGGTGGTATTTTGGATAGTCTGGGTAGCAGGCCCACCGCAGCAGAGATGAGTGCCATGCGAAGTCCACGCAccgatgacgaagaggagatggaggagatGGACAGTAGTGACGACGACATGGAAGATTATCCAACACGGATGTAG